The following proteins are encoded in a genomic region of Streptomyces lunaelactis:
- a CDS encoding ATP-binding protein: MAIMDGLRSINADRPRPSLAAQPGPTRHRALCATRAVAAAVPELRHFARRTAQQWAIPEESSDALSLVVSELVTNAVLHSGSADVTALIVFDGVAVTVEVTDSGRWLARGANRCVAEDEDADFGRGLDLVRACTSWCMVQPSAAGTRVVARLPVAESGADR; this comes from the coding sequence ATGGCCATCATGGACGGCCTTCGCTCCATCAACGCCGACCGCCCGCGGCCGAGCCTGGCAGCACAGCCCGGGCCGACGCGGCATCGGGCGCTGTGCGCCACCAGGGCGGTGGCCGCCGCCGTGCCGGAGTTACGGCACTTCGCGCGCCGTACTGCGCAGCAGTGGGCCATTCCTGAGGAATCGAGCGACGCGCTGTCACTCGTCGTCAGTGAACTGGTGACGAACGCCGTGCTCCACAGCGGCAGCGCAGACGTCACGGCACTGATCGTCTTCGACGGCGTCGCCGTGACCGTCGAGGTCACCGACTCCGGCCGGTGGCTGGCACGTGGCGCCAACCGCTGTGTGGCGGAGGACGAGGACGCCGACTTCGGACGAGGGCTGGACCTGGTCAGGGCCTGCACCAGCTGGTGCATGGTCCAGCCGTCTGCGGCGGGCACCCGGGTCGTGGCCCGTCTCCCCGTCGCGGAGTCCGGAGCCGATCGCTGA
- a CDS encoding sigma-70 family RNA polymerase sigma factor gives MANDHDEPPSDAGLTDFLRNPGSGASVEELYRRHRSAVLSYAYACCRDPLTAEDLTSDVFARALQAVRSGSGPKAAWRPYLLTIVRRTAADWAGTARRTELSPEFERWLANLPERPESESREARMLLLEDSSLVLRAFRSLPERWQTVLWHTGVEGEPARSVGHLLGVGESGVNSIASRARDGLRETCLAALADHAGTDECRRYSPMLGAVVRRTGRRSTEDFDRHLSECRRCRSALIELTDLNEELSSVLSAAVLLWGSRAYVAARMTEAGVRAAGAASASGTPRGGISADGDTGRRSWATGSPLRSGAVAGGIVAAVGLAVLALPMRSDGPGTGPSSAQAEAVRTRTVHADPPPVTVTARPSPPTSSRPAEPSAAAPSRTASAGPSAPHGARLGTVTWSGTLRNAGLSAQCVETAGRAVVQNSCDGSAGQLWETVSFEPEPDHSRLRNAATGECVNYRAATRSTEYHDVFDVGMRPCRADGEGQLFQFAPYSDPYGGASDGSYAVRAGLDNANPWGELQLGMLDQSEWNGPPATDAPVALTYDYFYSSRLRYFAEGVTDRSDHPPFVPANSATSGSTP, from the coding sequence ATGGCCAACGACCACGACGAACCGCCCTCCGACGCCGGGCTCACCGACTTCTTGAGGAACCCGGGCTCCGGCGCTTCGGTTGAGGAGCTGTACCGGCGGCATCGTTCAGCGGTTCTCTCCTACGCATACGCCTGTTGCCGCGATCCGCTCACAGCCGAGGACCTCACCTCGGACGTGTTCGCCCGGGCCCTGCAAGCCGTACGGTCCGGCAGCGGCCCCAAGGCGGCCTGGCGCCCATACCTGCTCACCATCGTCCGCCGGACTGCCGCCGACTGGGCAGGTACGGCACGCCGCACCGAACTGTCACCCGAATTCGAGCGGTGGCTCGCCAACCTGCCCGAGAGGCCGGAGTCCGAAAGCCGCGAGGCGCGCATGCTCCTCCTGGAGGACAGCAGCCTTGTCCTTCGGGCGTTTCGGTCGCTGCCCGAGCGCTGGCAGACCGTCCTGTGGCACACCGGGGTGGAAGGGGAACCGGCCCGGTCCGTCGGTCACCTGCTCGGCGTGGGCGAGAGCGGCGTCAACTCGATTGCTTCCCGAGCCCGGGATGGTCTGCGGGAGACCTGTCTGGCCGCTCTCGCCGACCACGCCGGTACTGATGAGTGCCGCCGCTACAGCCCCATGCTCGGCGCTGTCGTACGCCGCACGGGGCGCCGCAGCACCGAGGACTTCGACCGGCATCTTTCGGAGTGCCGACGCTGCCGCAGTGCGCTGATCGAGCTCACCGACCTCAACGAGGAGCTGAGCTCGGTGCTGTCGGCCGCGGTACTGCTGTGGGGCAGCCGGGCGTATGTGGCGGCCAGGATGACCGAAGCCGGCGTGAGGGCCGCTGGTGCGGCGAGCGCATCCGGGACACCACGAGGTGGCATCTCCGCGGACGGGGATACGGGGCGGCGTTCATGGGCCACCGGCTCCCCGCTCCGCTCGGGCGCGGTCGCCGGTGGCATCGTCGCCGCCGTCGGGCTCGCCGTTCTCGCCCTGCCGATGCGGTCGGACGGTCCGGGTACGGGGCCCTCGTCCGCGCAGGCGGAGGCCGTGCGAACCCGTACGGTTCACGCCGATCCGCCGCCCGTCACCGTCACGGCCAGGCCCTCCCCGCCCACGTCGTCGCGCCCGGCCGAGCCGTCCGCCGCAGCTCCATCACGTACGGCATCCGCCGGACCGTCCGCCCCCCATGGGGCTCGACTGGGAACCGTCACATGGTCGGGCACCCTCCGCAACGCGGGACTCAGCGCACAGTGCGTCGAGACCGCCGGCAGGGCGGTCGTCCAGAACTCGTGCGACGGCAGCGCGGGTCAGCTCTGGGAAACCGTGTCGTTCGAGCCGGAACCGGACCACAGCCGGCTGCGCAACGCCGCCACCGGCGAGTGCGTCAACTACCGTGCGGCAACCCGCAGCACGGAATATCACGACGTATTCGACGTCGGAATGCGCCCCTGCCGCGCGGATGGCGAAGGACAGCTTTTCCAGTTTGCCCCGTACTCGGATCCCTACGGAGGCGCGAGCGACGGCAGCTACGCCGTGCGCGCCGGGCTCGACAACGCAAACCCATGGGGAGAGCTGCAACTCGGCATGCTGGACCAGTCGGAATGGAACGGCCCACCCGCGACAGACGCCCCCGTCGCGCTCACATACGACTACTTCTACAGCTCACGGCTTCGCTACTTCGCCGAAGGCGTCACGGACAGGTCGGACCATCCCCCATTCGTTCCTGCCAACTCGGCGACATCCGGATCGACTCCGTAG
- a CDS encoding ATP-binding cassette domain-containing protein, protein MATGRSSVFPDSARCGETTSVEYGNPPLFLALEGIIQRLDPAKTYTVGRDPQSDAVFQEAIVSWRHARIYWGGRSWVLQDLDSTNGTYGLGRRVSLAEVGHGAEFRLGDADEGPQLRFTGPPTHPGIVSAASVTRIGRSSDNDLVVREPEVQPHHAEFRFTPASCEIVDLGTPYGTHVNGHRVERTQLRPNDTVTVGRRTFRLIGDRLRDCSDAEEPSSLIARRLTVKVKCDKGQRTLLNKVSFAVPPKALIAVIGPSGSGKSTLLRALTGHQRIAKGEVLYDNQSLHERYAELRQHIGIVPQHDVLHLQLTVRTALRYAARLRFPRGTDPVERDRRVEEVMSELKLDLHADKRIAALSGGQRKRVSVALELLTKPALMFLDEPTSGLDAGMDRDVMQLLRGLADDGRTVLVVTHSVRELELCDKVLVLSPGGSLAYFGPPDEALEFFGHDTWADVFSAFEEHREHDWSRRWRESQQHLTPAVALRPADGPAAPAAPEAVQPPKPPKPPRWTAQLSTLVGRHLAVIASDRGFVGLLVLLPVLLGLANTVVPADFGLRRAPDGKVNIEAGTILVSLAISMCFVGAANSVRELVKERAIYERERAAGLSRSAYLMSKITVLGLITGVQGIILCALGLAPRELPPEGIVVNGTPVVEMTFVITLLGFTSMMCGLLISSLVKTAEKTMPLLVLFSVVQYLFSGITFRLFDNPGAEQVAWLVPSRWAIAAEGATLDLGQLLGPQDRTAPSATDPLWHHTLTQWLTDTGVLLGTAMACYLLTIRFLRRHEPEVVRK, encoded by the coding sequence ATGGCGACCGGGCGATCATCCGTCTTTCCTGATTCGGCTCGCTGCGGGGAGACAACATCCGTGGAGTACGGAAATCCGCCCTTGTTCTTGGCTCTCGAGGGAATCATCCAGAGACTCGATCCCGCCAAGACGTACACCGTGGGTCGTGATCCGCAGTCGGACGCGGTATTCCAGGAGGCCATCGTTTCCTGGCGGCACGCCCGAATCTACTGGGGCGGAAGGAGCTGGGTCCTCCAGGACCTGGACAGCACCAACGGCACCTATGGCCTCGGCCGGCGCGTCTCGCTGGCCGAGGTCGGCCACGGTGCCGAGTTCCGCCTCGGCGACGCGGACGAAGGGCCGCAGCTTCGCTTCACCGGTCCACCGACGCACCCGGGCATCGTCAGCGCCGCCTCAGTCACCCGTATCGGCCGGTCATCCGACAACGATCTGGTCGTCCGCGAGCCCGAAGTCCAGCCGCACCACGCCGAATTCCGGTTCACACCAGCCAGTTGCGAGATCGTCGACCTGGGCACGCCTTACGGAACCCATGTCAACGGCCATCGCGTCGAGCGGACCCAGCTGCGCCCCAACGACACCGTCACCGTAGGTCGCCGAACGTTCCGACTGATCGGCGATCGGCTCAGGGACTGCAGCGACGCCGAGGAGCCATCGTCGTTGATCGCCCGTCGGCTGACCGTCAAGGTCAAGTGCGACAAGGGCCAGAGGACACTGCTGAACAAGGTGAGCTTCGCGGTGCCTCCGAAGGCTCTGATCGCGGTGATCGGACCGTCCGGCTCCGGAAAGTCCACCCTGCTGCGCGCCCTGACGGGTCACCAACGGATCGCCAAGGGAGAGGTGCTCTACGACAACCAGAGCCTCCACGAGCGATACGCCGAGCTGCGTCAGCACATCGGCATCGTCCCTCAGCACGACGTTCTCCACCTGCAGCTCACGGTGCGGACCGCGCTCCGTTACGCCGCCAGACTGCGCTTCCCTCGCGGCACCGACCCCGTGGAGCGCGACCGCCGGGTCGAGGAGGTGATGAGTGAGCTCAAACTCGACCTCCACGCCGACAAACGGATAGCCGCGCTCTCCGGTGGACAGCGGAAGCGTGTCTCGGTCGCCCTGGAGCTTCTGACCAAGCCCGCGCTCATGTTCCTGGACGAGCCGACCTCCGGCCTGGACGCGGGCATGGACCGCGATGTCATGCAACTGCTGCGAGGACTCGCCGACGACGGCAGGACCGTCCTCGTGGTCACACACTCCGTCCGGGAGCTGGAGTTGTGCGACAAGGTACTGGTCCTGAGTCCTGGCGGGTCCCTGGCGTACTTCGGTCCCCCCGACGAGGCACTGGAATTCTTCGGGCACGACACGTGGGCCGACGTCTTCTCCGCTTTCGAGGAGCACCGTGAACACGACTGGTCCCGCCGGTGGCGCGAGTCGCAGCAACACCTCACCCCCGCGGTCGCCCTCCGGCCGGCGGACGGGCCGGCGGCGCCCGCGGCCCCTGAGGCCGTTCAGCCGCCGAAGCCGCCGAAGCCGCCGCGCTGGACGGCGCAACTGTCCACACTGGTTGGCCGACACCTGGCGGTCATAGCCTCCGACAGAGGTTTCGTCGGCCTGCTGGTGCTCCTGCCCGTCCTCCTGGGCCTCGCCAACACCGTCGTACCCGCTGACTTCGGCCTTCGAAGGGCACCCGACGGCAAGGTGAACATCGAGGCCGGCACGATCCTTGTGTCCCTCGCCATCAGCATGTGCTTCGTGGGGGCCGCGAACTCCGTCCGTGAGCTGGTCAAGGAACGGGCGATCTATGAGAGGGAACGGGCCGCGGGCCTCTCCAGATCCGCCTATCTGATGTCGAAGATCACCGTGCTGGGGCTGATCACCGGCGTGCAGGGGATCATCCTGTGCGCGCTCGGTCTCGCACCGCGTGAGCTACCGCCGGAAGGCATAGTCGTGAATGGCACCCCGGTCGTCGAGATGACCTTCGTCATCACACTGCTCGGGTTCACCTCGATGATGTGTGGGCTGCTGATCTCGTCACTGGTGAAGACTGCCGAGAAGACCATGCCTCTGCTGGTCCTTTTCTCAGTTGTCCAGTACTTGTTCTCGGGCATCACCTTCAGACTCTTCGACAATCCCGGCGCCGAACAGGTGGCCTGGCTGGTGCCGTCACGCTGGGCCATCGCAGCGGAAGGAGCGACACTCGACCTCGGACAACTGCTCGGTCCGCAGGACAGGACGGCCCCCTCGGCCACCGACCCTCTGTGGCATCACACGCTCACTCAATGGCTGACCGACACAGGCGTACTGCTCGGCACCGCAATGGCCTGCTACCTGCTCACGATCCGGTTCCTGCGCCGCCACGAACCGGAAGTCGTACGAAAGTGA
- a CDS encoding S8 family peptidase, whose protein sequence is MNVTHRKSRRGRILVATALGTTLLGVGAVATAMAGETSPASRAPAAPASPKSATTAAEPTGGLIVGYKSKAQEARSAKAVRKDIGAKAAQTGEKLSYERRLGNGAALVSLGGVRPAKDVTKLMDRFRADPDVAYAVPDRQVPTPALESPRDPARSSEPSGDTDRFSEQWNLFEPTGGMNVPDAWRTSTGQGVTVAVLDTGITKHSDLAVNTVAGNDFLTDTFQAKDGDGRDSDPSDPGDATKPGECGGKGSRSSWHGTHVAGIVAAADDGKGIVGVAPGAKAQPVRVLGRCATPDSDIIDAITWASGGTVADVPDNPTPARVINMSLGQEGVCTPPMQLAVDQAVQRGTTVVVAAGNRGNLPEPQDAGNFDYASCDNVITVAATDREGNRAEYSNFGNAVDISAPGGELLTSKNPKNGILSTVNSGEDGPVSESFEFEEGTSQAAPQIAGLAALMIAANPALTPAQVESAIKENARPLPGTCEGGCGAGLADAAKTVASVSKGAAPPAAGSPSSPPSDSSSASPSSPSSPPSSPSPSAGTGQAADGKDLSACLKNTCEVEVTSGDTIKLDGTAGVDEFTVVSVADNALTFTASSGNGAQQSSGSQTSPGRSTINDLVVDLISIDGDRAIIRLS, encoded by the coding sequence GTGAACGTCACACACCGAAAATCCCGGCGCGGGCGCATACTCGTCGCCACCGCACTGGGTACCACACTCCTCGGCGTCGGCGCCGTAGCCACCGCCATGGCCGGGGAGACTTCCCCCGCGTCCAGGGCTCCCGCCGCCCCCGCCTCGCCGAAGTCCGCGACGACGGCGGCCGAGCCGACCGGGGGCTTGATCGTCGGATACAAGTCGAAGGCGCAGGAGGCGCGTTCGGCCAAGGCGGTACGCAAGGACATCGGAGCCAAGGCCGCACAGACCGGCGAGAAGCTGTCGTACGAGCGCCGTCTGGGCAACGGCGCGGCGCTGGTGAGCCTGGGCGGAGTACGGCCTGCCAAGGACGTCACCAAGCTCATGGACCGATTCCGGGCCGATCCGGACGTGGCCTACGCCGTCCCGGACCGCCAGGTGCCGACCCCGGCCCTCGAGTCGCCCCGTGACCCTGCCCGCTCCAGCGAGCCATCCGGCGACACCGACCGCTTCTCCGAGCAGTGGAACCTGTTCGAGCCCACGGGCGGCATGAACGTGCCTGACGCGTGGCGTACTTCCACCGGACAAGGGGTGACGGTCGCCGTCCTTGACACGGGTATCACCAAGCACTCCGACCTGGCCGTCAACACCGTCGCCGGGAACGACTTCCTTACCGACACCTTCCAGGCGAAGGACGGCGACGGCCGCGACAGCGACCCCTCCGACCCGGGTGACGCCACCAAGCCGGGCGAGTGCGGAGGCAAGGGGAGCCGGTCCTCCTGGCACGGCACCCACGTCGCGGGCATCGTGGCCGCCGCCGACGACGGCAAGGGGATCGTGGGCGTCGCGCCCGGCGCGAAGGCGCAGCCGGTACGCGTGCTGGGCCGCTGCGCCACCCCGGACTCCGACATCATCGACGCCATCACCTGGGCCTCCGGCGGAACCGTCGCCGACGTACCCGACAACCCCACCCCAGCCAGGGTCATCAACATGAGCCTGGGCCAAGAGGGCGTCTGTACTCCGCCCATGCAGCTGGCTGTGGACCAAGCCGTCCAGCGCGGCACAACGGTCGTCGTCGCCGCCGGAAATCGCGGCAACCTGCCCGAGCCGCAGGATGCCGGGAACTTCGATTACGCCAGCTGCGACAACGTCATCACCGTCGCCGCCACCGACCGTGAGGGCAACAGGGCCGAGTACTCCAACTTCGGTAATGCAGTGGACATCTCGGCCCCCGGTGGTGAGCTGCTCACGTCGAAGAACCCCAAGAACGGCATCCTCTCCACCGTGAACTCCGGCGAGGACGGACCCGTCTCCGAAAGCTTCGAATTCGAAGAGGGCACCAGCCAGGCAGCCCCGCAGATCGCCGGTCTCGCCGCCCTGATGATCGCTGCCAACCCAGCGCTGACGCCCGCGCAGGTCGAGTCGGCCATCAAGGAAAACGCGCGCCCCCTGCCCGGTACCTGCGAGGGCGGTTGCGGCGCTGGGCTCGCCGACGCCGCGAAGACCGTCGCGAGCGTCTCGAAGGGCGCCGCACCCCCGGCGGCCGGCTCGCCCTCGTCGCCGCCTTCGGACTCCTCGTCGGCCTCGCCCTCTTCGCCTTCCTCGCCTCCCTCTTCGCCCTCGCCGTCGGCCGGGACCGGACAGGCGGCGGACGGCAAGGACCTCAGCGCGTGCTTGAAAAACACCTGCGAGGTCGAGGTGACCAGTGGAGACACGATCAAGTTGGACGGCACGGCAGGCGTCGACGAGTTCACGGTCGTCAGCGTCGCCGACAACGCGCTGACGTTCACGGCATCGTCCGGCAACGGCGCGCAGCAGTCCAGCGGCAGCCAGACCAGCCCCGGCCGGTCGACGATCAACGACCTCGTCGTGGACCTCATCAGCATCGATGGCGACCGGGCGATCATCCGTCTTTCCTGA
- a CDS encoding TetR/AcrR family transcriptional regulator, whose translation MSSARSPRVQALLTAAVAVIADEGLRGLTHRAVDGQAKVPAGSTSYYFRTRQALLAGVVAFIAEQEVADIEAATVSEELAGAPPVRQVADRFAGVLAHWLGPQRDRTRARLEIILLTARHSEGELGTELLRARESFVGQAQLLATALGSPDPKEGGRLVVAFAEGLTYDGVTRPGPDTTDRAALRQMLERVLLTLTR comes from the coding sequence ATGAGCAGCGCCAGAAGCCCCCGCGTACAGGCGCTGCTCACCGCGGCGGTGGCGGTTATTGCCGATGAGGGTCTGCGAGGGCTCACCCACCGGGCGGTCGACGGGCAGGCGAAGGTGCCGGCCGGGTCGACCAGCTATTACTTTCGTACCCGGCAGGCACTGCTCGCCGGCGTGGTCGCGTTCATCGCCGAACAGGAAGTGGCGGACATCGAAGCGGCGACCGTCTCCGAAGAGCTGGCCGGGGCGCCGCCGGTACGTCAGGTGGCCGACCGCTTCGCGGGCGTACTGGCCCACTGGCTCGGCCCCCAACGCGACCGCACCCGCGCCCGCCTGGAGATTATCCTCCTGACGGCGCGCCACTCAGAAGGGGAGCTGGGCACCGAACTGCTCCGCGCCCGGGAGAGCTTCGTCGGCCAGGCGCAGCTGCTGGCAACGGCGCTCGGCAGCCCGGATCCGAAAGAGGGCGGGCGGCTCGTGGTCGCCTTCGCCGAAGGACTCACGTACGACGGGGTGACGCGACCCGGCCCGGACACCACCGACCGGGCGGCCCTGCGACAGATGCTGGAGAGGGTCCTGCTCACCCTGACCCGGTAG
- a CDS encoding LuxR C-terminal-related transcriptional regulator — protein sequence MREREWETAVREPLASAAPDATVLVLADGAAGTGKTRFVKWLLALPEFGGVPCLKVTFTASGTVVLQESARPKGIASAVPRTGYLRPAGTRPVALVPPGPTPLGASSLGGLAASLDTGAPVLLVAEDVHRAHERDAHALRTLLADPPAALRAVLTYRPEELASPGLVLGAPVGYPAEMSLVRLRLGPLDEAEVRRMAVEALGEDRCSAQFISRLYERSGGIAQAVADLVTGLKTAGPFPGGRPTVAGRDRLTARHVDEAAVPVRLTELVIGRMAALDEETRRLTWAAAVLDEAATEDELSSMAALSADSGRAALTAALSEAVLHELGLGQYGFRIPMEAAAVYQLLPGPVRRELHGRAVEELAARRPVPWARLARHQFVSGRTADWLQSVENAAREAVEAGDHQLAIALLEDALAHPRVGQSNRARLALMLARSAYSGLRSDQTVEVLRRLADDPELPDAARGEIRLDLGLLIGNQVGQGSEGRIELIKAVEELSGQPTLAARAMAALALPYWPSGPLADNLAWLRRAEATAAESGEATVQAAVAANRVTVLLSVGDGDGWRQLEQLPRESDDLRILQHSARGVCNAIDAAVWLGEYARARELLGEFPNLAARSGNLYQELGIEGTALLLDMVTGRWAGLAPRARAYVAEAGEMPYRAGDAMLVLGVLALAKGEWGQAGSWLSGAVGPSEEEAAVPLVAAASGGRIRLALARQDLAAAAREAADAWARLQAKAVWVWAAELSPWAVEATIRAGELDTARKMVDEFAAGIESRQTPAATAALMWCQALLAEADGAFSEAVENFRRARACYQALPRPYEAALAAEAGGRCALAGSPETTADISELTAAAQELEALGATWDVARVRAELRAHPSAERRPQGRPRYGERLSPREQEVAELAGAGLSNREIAATLHLSPRTVEQHVARALKKLGAVSRHDLALTDGDGKPGR from the coding sequence ATGCGTGAGCGCGAGTGGGAGACGGCGGTACGCGAGCCATTGGCGTCGGCCGCACCGGATGCGACGGTGCTGGTGCTCGCCGACGGAGCGGCGGGGACGGGCAAGACCCGGTTCGTGAAGTGGCTCCTCGCGCTTCCGGAGTTCGGCGGGGTGCCTTGCCTGAAGGTGACGTTCACGGCTTCGGGCACCGTTGTCCTCCAGGAGTCCGCGCGCCCGAAAGGGATCGCATCAGCGGTGCCGAGGACCGGGTACTTACGTCCCGCTGGGACCCGGCCCGTGGCCCTGGTGCCGCCGGGGCCGACTCCGCTCGGGGCCTCCTCGCTGGGAGGACTGGCGGCCTCGCTCGACACCGGCGCTCCGGTGCTGCTGGTGGCCGAGGACGTGCACCGTGCGCACGAGCGGGACGCACACGCGCTGCGTACCCTGCTGGCTGATCCTCCGGCAGCATTGCGCGCTGTGCTGACCTACCGCCCCGAGGAGCTGGCAAGTCCCGGGCTGGTGCTGGGCGCCCCGGTGGGTTACCCCGCCGAGATGAGCCTCGTCCGGCTGCGGCTCGGGCCGCTCGACGAGGCCGAAGTCCGCCGGATGGCGGTGGAGGCACTGGGCGAAGACCGCTGCTCGGCGCAGTTCATCAGCAGGCTCTACGAACGCTCGGGCGGCATCGCGCAGGCGGTGGCCGATCTCGTGACAGGGCTGAAGACGGCCGGCCCGTTTCCGGGCGGGAGGCCCACAGTGGCCGGCCGGGACCGGCTGACGGCCAGGCACGTGGACGAGGCCGCGGTGCCGGTCCGGCTCACCGAACTGGTGATCGGCCGCATGGCGGCGCTGGACGAGGAGACACGGCGCTTGACATGGGCGGCAGCCGTACTCGACGAGGCCGCGACAGAGGACGAGTTGTCCTCAATGGCGGCCCTGTCGGCGGACAGCGGCCGCGCGGCGCTGACGGCCGCGCTGTCCGAAGCGGTGCTGCACGAGCTCGGGCTCGGTCAGTACGGGTTCCGGATTCCCATGGAGGCCGCGGCCGTGTATCAGCTGCTGCCCGGCCCGGTGCGGCGGGAGTTGCACGGTCGCGCGGTCGAGGAACTGGCGGCCCGGCGCCCGGTGCCGTGGGCGCGGCTGGCCCGCCACCAGTTCGTGTCCGGCCGGACGGCGGACTGGCTGCAGAGCGTGGAGAACGCCGCGCGGGAGGCCGTCGAGGCCGGGGACCACCAGCTGGCGATCGCGCTGCTCGAGGACGCGCTGGCGCATCCCCGGGTCGGGCAGTCGAATCGGGCCCGGCTGGCCCTGATGCTGGCGCGCAGCGCGTACAGCGGGCTGCGCTCCGACCAGACGGTCGAGGTGCTGCGCCGACTGGCCGACGACCCCGAGCTGCCCGACGCCGCACGCGGCGAGATCCGGCTCGACCTCGGGCTGCTCATCGGCAACCAGGTCGGACAGGGAAGCGAAGGACGCATCGAACTCATCAAAGCTGTCGAAGAGTTGAGCGGCCAGCCGACGCTCGCGGCGCGGGCCATGGCGGCCCTGGCGTTGCCCTATTGGCCCAGTGGTCCGCTGGCGGACAACCTCGCCTGGCTGAGGCGGGCCGAGGCGACCGCGGCCGAGAGCGGGGAGGCGACGGTCCAGGCGGCGGTCGCGGCGAACCGGGTGACCGTGCTGCTCAGTGTGGGCGATGGGGACGGGTGGCGGCAGCTGGAGCAACTCCCCCGGGAAAGCGATGATCTGCGGATTCTCCAGCACTCGGCACGTGGTGTGTGCAACGCCATCGATGCCGCGGTCTGGCTGGGCGAGTATGCGCGAGCGCGCGAGCTGCTGGGCGAGTTCCCGAATCTGGCCGCCCGCAGCGGGAACCTGTACCAGGAACTGGGGATAGAGGGTACGGCGCTGCTCCTGGACATGGTGACCGGCCGCTGGGCGGGCCTGGCCCCCCGGGCCCGCGCGTACGTGGCGGAGGCGGGCGAGATGCCGTACCGGGCGGGCGACGCCATGCTGGTGCTGGGCGTGCTCGCCCTGGCAAAGGGCGAATGGGGGCAGGCGGGCTCCTGGCTCTCCGGTGCCGTCGGCCCGTCCGAGGAAGAGGCCGCGGTACCTCTGGTAGCGGCGGCTTCGGGTGGTCGCATCAGGCTTGCGCTGGCTCGCCAGGACCTGGCGGCCGCAGCCCGGGAGGCGGCTGACGCATGGGCCAGACTGCAGGCCAAGGCCGTCTGGGTATGGGCCGCCGAATTGTCCCCGTGGGCTGTGGAAGCAACCATCCGGGCCGGGGAGTTGGACACCGCGCGGAAGATGGTGGACGAGTTCGCGGCAGGCATCGAGAGCAGACAGACACCCGCCGCCACCGCGGCACTGATGTGGTGCCAGGCGCTGCTGGCAGAGGCGGACGGCGCGTTCTCGGAGGCAGTCGAGAACTTTCGGCGCGCCCGTGCTTGCTACCAGGCGCTTCCCCGGCCCTACGAGGCGGCTCTTGCCGCGGAGGCCGGCGGACGGTGCGCCCTGGCAGGCAGCCCGGAGACCACTGCGGACATCTCCGAACTGACCGCCGCCGCACAAGAGCTGGAAGCTCTCGGCGCTACATGGGATGTGGCTCGAGTACGGGCGGAACTGCGAGCCCATCCCAGCGCCGAGCGGCGCCCGCAGGGCCGGCCCCGATACGGTGAGCGGCTGTCGCCGCGCGAGCAGGAGGTCGCAGAGCTCGCCGGTGCCGGCCTGAGTAACCGCGAGATCGCGGCCACCCTGCATCTGTCCCCGCGGACTGTGGAGCAGCATGTCGCCCGCGCCCTCAAGAAGTTGGGTGCGGTCTCTCGGCACGACCTGGCGCTGACGGATGGCGACGGCAAGCCAGGAAGGTGA